In Nymphaea colorata isolate Beijing-Zhang1983 chromosome 5, ASM883128v2, whole genome shotgun sequence, one genomic interval encodes:
- the LOC116254701 gene encoding UDP-glycosyltransferase 79A2-like — translation MNGDSHPLRLVMLPWLGFGHICPFIQLSNALIDHGIEVTFLSPPTLVAKIRATLHPSIPIVNYNLTPVPGLPAGVESTVAAQSANLLLMEALDASKPQIEGLLRKLNPTIIVFDFVYYWLPQLADSLGIKSVFFYIGTALSATPMKIFTKLHPKKLALSVVEMLPVKVVSAFTGLKLYETRDLLQFVYKHQRSSISPCSRMLAVMMMSSSVLLKSATELEDPYINFVTSLCGKKALLCGTLTSKPPTGELEGRWEKWLSQFPSRSVVFCSFGSEFCLSIEQIAELVAGLEMSGCPFLAVLNFSAQAKEHGLEAKVVGERMGGKGVVHSGWVQQQHILRHPSVGAHIGHGGLSSMMEAIIGGCQTVLLPQTMDQFLNAKLVVKRLKAGVSVKRRSRDGWFTREALCEAVKMAMKDETEKAKAMRANNTKLREFLLNEKVQQQYVQGFVAKLKEMASASTPSPSMSLTI, via the coding sequence ATGAACGGCGACTCCCATCCTCTTCGCCTAGTCATGCTGCCATGGCTCGGCTTTGGCCATATCTGTCCCTTCATCCAACTCTCCAACGCACTCATCGACCATGGAATCGAGGTCACCTTCCTTTCTCCCCCTACCCTTGTCGCCAAGATACGTGCTACCCTCCATCCCTCCATCCCCATTGTCAACTACAATCTCACCCCGGTCCCAGGCCTGCCGGCCGGCGTCGAGTCGACCGTGGCGGCACAGTCCGCCAACCTACTTCTCATGGAAGCGCTCGACGCCAGCAAGCCACAGATCGAAGGCCTTCTCCGCAAGCTCAACCCTACAATCATAGTCTTCGACTTCGTCTACTACTGGCTGCCCCAACTAGCCGATTCCCTTGGAATCAAGTCTGTCTTCTTCTACATCGGCACCGCCTTGTCCGCCACGCCCATGAAAATTTTCACCAAGTTGCACCCCAAGAAGCTGGCTCTTAGTGTTGTCGAGATGCTACCGGTAAAAGTGGTCTCGGCTTTCACCGGCCTGAAGCTATATGAAACGCGCGACTTGCTGCAATTCGTGTATAAGCATCAAAGATCGAGCATATCTCCATGCTCCAGGATGCTGGCCGTGATGATGATGAGCTCCTCCGTGCTCCTCAAGAGTGCCACCGAGCTGGAAGACCCATACATCAACTTCGTCACGTCCCTGTGCGGGAAGAAGGCTCTCCTCTGTGGCACTCTCACGTCGAAACCTCCAACAGGGGAACTTGAGGGCCGATGGGAGAAGTGGCTGAGCCAATTTCCGTCTAGATCGGTGGTTTTCTGCTCCTTTGGTAGTGAGTTCTGCCTGTCCATTGAGCAGATCGCCGAGCTCGTCGCCGGGCTGGAGATGAGCGGCTGCCCTTTCCTAGCAGTGCTCAACTTTTCAGCACAGGCGAAGGAGCATGGGTTGGAAGCGAAGGTTGTGGGGGAGAGGATGGGAGGGAAAGGGGTGGTGCACAGCGGCTGGGTGCAACAGCAGCACATCTTGAGGCATCCCTCTGTTGGTGCACACATCGGTCATGGCGGACTGAGCTCGATGATGGAGGCTATAATTGGAGGGTGTCAGACGGTGCTTCTTCCCCAGACCATGGACCAGTTTCTTAACGCGAAGCTTGTGGTGAAGAGGCTGAAGGCTGGTGTGTCCGTCAAGAGGAGGTCAAGGGATGGGTGGTTCACCAGAGAGGCACTGTGCGAGGCGGTGAAAATGGCCATGAAGGATGAGACGGAGAAGGCGAAGGCGATGAGGGCCAACAACACGAAACTGCGTGAATTCTTGCTCAATGAGAAGGTGCAACAGCAATACGTTCAAGGCTTCGTCGCCAAACTCAAGGAGATGGCCTCAGCCTCAACACCATCTCCTTCAATGTCATTAACTATTTGA